A single genomic interval of Prionailurus viverrinus isolate Anna chromosome A2, UM_Priviv_1.0, whole genome shotgun sequence harbors:
- the GPR85 gene encoding probable G-protein coupled receptor 85 gives MANYSHAADNILQNLSPLTAFLKLTSLGFIIGVSVVGNLLISILLVKDKTLHRAPYYFLLDLCCSDILRSAICFPFVFNSVKNGSTWTYGTLTCKVIAFLGVLSCFHTAFMLFCISVTRYLAIAHHRFYTKRLTFWTCLAVICMVWTLSVAMAFPPVLDVGTYSFIREEDQCTFQHRSFRANDSLGFMLLLALILLATQLVYLKLIFFVHDRRKMKPVQFVAAVSQNWTFHGPGASGQAAANWLAGFGRGPTPPTLLGIRQNANTTGRRRLLVLDEFKMEKRISRMFYIMTFLFLTLWGPYLVACYWRVFARGPVVPGGFLTAAVWMSFAQAGINPFVCIFSNRELRRCFSTTLLYCRKSRLPREPYCVI, from the coding sequence ATGGCGAACTATAGCCATGCAGCTGACAACATTTTGCAAAATCTCTCTCCTCTAACAGCCTTTCTGAAACTGACTTCCTTGGGTTTCATAATAGGAGTCAGCGTGGTGGGCAACCTTCTGATCTCCATTTTGCTAGTGAAAGATAAGACCTTGCATAGAGCACCTTACTACTTCCTGTTGGATCTTTGCTGTTCAGATATCCTCAGATCTGCAATTTGTTTCCCATTTGTATTCAACTCGGTCAAAAATGGCTCTACCTGGACTTATGGGACTCTGACTTGCAAAGTGATTGCCTTTCTGGGGGTTTTGTCCTGTTTCCACACTGCTTTCATGCTCTTCTGCATCAGCGTCACCAGATACTTAGCTATCGCCCATCACCGCTTCTATACAAAGAGGCTGACCTTTTGGACGTGTCTGGCTGTGATCTGCATGGTGTGGACTCTGTCTGTGGCCATGGCATTCCCCCCAGTTTTAGATGTGGGCACTTACTCATTCATTAGGGAGGAAGATCAATGTACCTTCCAACACCGCTCCTTCAGGGCTAATGATTCCTTAGGATTTATGCTGCTCCTTGCTCTCATCCTCCTAGCCACACAGCTTGTCTACCTCAAGCTGATATTTTTTGTCCAcgacagaaggaaaatgaagccaGTCCAGTTTGTAGCAGCAGTCAGCCAGAACTGGACTTTTCATGGCCCTGGAGCCAGTGGCCAGGCAGCTGCCAATTGGCTAGCAGGATTTGGAAGGGGTCCCACACCACCCACCTTGCTGGGCATCAGGCAAAATGCAAACACCACGGGCAGAAGAAGGCTCTTGGTCTTAGATGAgttcaaaatggagaaaagaatcaGCAGAATGTTCTATATAATGACTTTTCTCTTCCTAACCTTGTGGGGCCCATACCTGGTGGCCTGTTATTGGAGAGTTTTTGCAAGAGGGCCTGTAGTACCAGGGGGATTTCTAACAGCCGCTGTCTGGATGAGTTTTGCCCAAGCAGGAATCAATCCTTTTGTCTGCATTTTCTCCAACAGGGAGCTGAGGCGCTGTTTCAGCACAACCCTTCTTTACTGCAGAAAATCCAGGTTACCAAGGGAACCTTACTGTGTTATATGA